Proteins encoded together in one Pseudomonas sp. Seg1 window:
- the pobA gene encoding 4-hydroxybenzoate 3-monooxygenase produces MKTLKTQVAIIGAGPSGLLLGQLLHNAGIDTLILERQTPDYVLGRIRAGVLEQGMVELLRQAGVGQRMDAEGLVHGGFDLALDGRQVHIDLQALTGGKTVMIYGQTEVTRDLMAARREAGALSFYEVSNVVPHGMKSDEAFVTFEMNGETWRVDCDYIAGCDGFHGVARQSIPEDCLKVFERVYPFGWLGILADTPPVHDELVYARHERGFALCSMRSAVRTRYYLQVPADENVDDWSDQRFWDELKTRLPAELAEKLVTGPSIEKSIAPLRSFVVEPMQYGRMFLVGDAAHIVPPTGAKGLNLAASDVSTLFNILLKTYRDGRTDLLEKYSEICLRRVWKAERFSWWMTSMLHRFDDHDAFSQRISASELDYFVSSEAGRKTIAENYVGLPYEAIE; encoded by the coding sequence ATGAAAACGCTGAAAACCCAAGTCGCCATCATTGGCGCCGGCCCGTCCGGATTACTCCTCGGCCAGTTGCTGCACAACGCTGGCATCGACACCCTCATCCTCGAACGTCAGACCCCCGATTATGTCCTCGGCCGAATCCGTGCCGGCGTGCTTGAACAGGGCATGGTAGAGCTGTTGCGTCAGGCAGGCGTGGGTCAGCGGATGGACGCCGAAGGACTGGTGCATGGCGGTTTCGATCTGGCGCTGGACGGGCGTCAGGTACACATCGATCTGCAGGCATTGACCGGCGGCAAGACCGTGATGATCTACGGCCAGACCGAAGTCACCCGCGACCTCATGGCCGCTCGTCGGGAGGCTGGAGCGCTGTCGTTTTATGAAGTGAGCAATGTCGTTCCCCACGGCATGAAAAGCGACGAAGCCTTTGTCACGTTTGAAATGAACGGTGAAACCTGGCGCGTCGATTGCGATTACATCGCCGGTTGCGACGGCTTCCATGGCGTCGCCCGGCAATCGATACCGGAGGATTGTCTGAAGGTCTTCGAACGGGTTTATCCGTTTGGCTGGCTGGGTATTCTGGCCGACACGCCACCGGTGCACGACGAACTGGTCTACGCCCGCCACGAACGCGGTTTCGCCCTGTGCAGCATGCGTTCGGCGGTTCGCACCCGTTACTACCTACAGGTGCCTGCGGATGAAAACGTGGACGACTGGAGTGATCAGCGCTTCTGGGATGAACTGAAAACCCGCTTGCCGGCGGAGCTTGCGGAGAAACTGGTCACCGGCCCGTCCATCGAAAAAAGCATCGCGCCGCTGCGTAGCTTTGTCGTCGAGCCGATGCAATACGGGCGAATGTTTCTGGTCGGTGACGCGGCGCATATCGTCCCTCCCACCGGCGCCAAGGGTTTGAATCTGGCCGCCAGCGACGTCAGCACGTTGTTCAATATTCTATTGAAGACTTACCGCGACGGTCGCACCGATCTGTTGGAGAAATACTCCGAGATCTGCCTGCGCCGGGTGTGGAAAGCCGAGCGGTTTTCCTGGTGGATGACCTCGATGCTGCATCGCTTCGATGACCACGATGCGTTCAGCCAACGCATCAGTGCCTCGGAACTGGACTACTTTGTCAGTTCAGAAGCGGGCCGAAAAACCATTGCAGAAAATTACGTCGGACTTCCTTATGAGGCTATCGAATAG
- a CDS encoding MDR family MFS transporter: MTNLNHPETPKPAIRSVLVALMMAIFLGALDQTIVAVSMPAISAQFKDVSLLAWVISGYMVAMTVAVPIYGKLGDLYGRRKLMLFGMGLFTLASLFCGMAQSMEQLVLARILQGIGAGGMISVSQAIIGDIVPPRERGRYQGYFSSMYAMASVAGPVLGGYMTEYLSWRWVFLINLPLGLGAWWVAHRNLRGLPIPNRKPIIDYLGTVLMIIGLTALLLGITEVGQGHSWRSSEVLGLFACAVVVLAIFVWHERRAREPLLPMHLFANRNALLCWCTIFFTSFQAISLIVLMPLRFQTVTGAGADSAALHLLPLAMGLPIGAFFAGRRTSVTGRYKPQILTGAILMPISILGMAFSPPEATLMSGLFMLLSGIASGMQFPTSLVGTQNSVEQRDIGVATSTTNLFRSLGGAVGVALMSALLLALLQDSSFAHLASSSLINEGHSGNVLLDGLNAAPGEAQNALRAELAVTFRHLLWVSAAVSLLGLAAAIAMPNNLLRGREHGAK; encoded by the coding sequence GTGACCAATCTCAATCACCCCGAAACGCCCAAACCGGCCATTCGCAGCGTGCTGGTCGCGCTGATGATGGCGATCTTTCTTGGCGCGCTGGACCAGACCATCGTCGCCGTATCGATGCCGGCCATTTCCGCTCAGTTCAAGGACGTCAGCCTGCTGGCCTGGGTGATTTCCGGGTACATGGTGGCAATGACTGTGGCGGTGCCGATCTACGGCAAGCTCGGCGATTTGTACGGGCGACGCAAACTGATGTTGTTCGGCATGGGCCTGTTTACCCTGGCGTCGCTGTTCTGCGGCATGGCCCAGAGCATGGAGCAATTGGTGCTGGCGCGGATCCTTCAGGGCATCGGCGCCGGCGGGATGATTTCGGTGAGTCAGGCGATCATCGGCGACATCGTGCCGCCGCGCGAACGCGGGCGCTATCAGGGTTACTTCAGCAGCATGTATGCAATGGCGAGCGTTGCCGGCCCGGTGCTGGGCGGCTACATGACCGAATACCTGTCGTGGCGCTGGGTGTTCCTGATCAACTTGCCGCTGGGCCTCGGCGCCTGGTGGGTCGCCCATCGCAATCTGCGCGGGCTGCCGATTCCCAATCGTAAACCGATCATCGATTACCTCGGCACCGTGCTGATGATCATCGGCCTGACCGCGTTGTTGCTCGGCATCACCGAGGTCGGTCAGGGCCACTCGTGGCGCAGCAGCGAAGTGCTTGGGCTGTTCGCTTGCGCGGTAGTGGTGCTGGCGATTTTTGTCTGGCATGAACGGCGTGCGCGCGAACCGTTGCTGCCGATGCACCTGTTCGCCAATCGCAATGCCTTGCTGTGCTGGTGCACGATTTTCTTCACCAGTTTCCAGGCGATTTCGCTGATCGTGCTGATGCCATTGCGCTTTCAAACGGTCACCGGCGCAGGCGCCGACAGTGCTGCATTGCATTTGCTGCCGTTGGCCATGGGCCTGCCGATCGGTGCTTTTTTTGCCGGGCGTCGCACCTCGGTGACCGGCCGTTACAAACCACAGATTCTGACCGGCGCGATTCTGATGCCGATCTCGATTCTCGGCATGGCCTTCAGTCCGCCCGAAGCAACCTTGATGAGCGGTCTGTTCATGCTGCTCAGCGGCATCGCCAGTGGCATGCAGTTCCCGACTTCACTGGTCGGCACGCAGAACTCGGTGGAACAGCGCGACATCGGTGTGGCGACGAGCACCACCAATCTGTTCCGTTCACTGGGCGGCGCGGTGGGCGTGGCATTGATGTCGGCGCTGTTGCTGGCGTTGTTGCAGGATTCGAGTTTCGCCCATCTGGCGAGCAGTTCGCTGATCAACGAAGGCCATTCCGGCAATGTGCTGCTGGATGGTTTGAATGCCGCGCCGGGAGAGGCGCAAAACGCCTTGCGCGCAGAGCTTGCGGTAACGTTCCGGCATTTGCTGTGGGTCAGTGCGGCGGTGTCGCTGCTGGGCCTGGCGGCGGCGATTGCGATGCCGAACAACCTGCTGCGCGGCCGCGAACACGGCGCCAAATAA
- a CDS encoding cache domain-containing protein, with protein MGFLHKLAWVGAVLLMCFGQVNAATTEKDDSKAAIALLEKALAYYHDNGDKALAAFSRQGEFVDKDRYVFVVDTKGVMLASGGPSSALIGRDVSEVLPADLQKAFKDALKVPEGNGIQQAEYRWQNWADGKVERKHVFYQRIGQRILAVGYYLPRASAEQAKALLDKAATDLGKNEKGTLTAINSLKGGYLQDDLYVFVVDLDTQRYVAHGTNLRLINTDFSKIKDPEGKPVGEPILALIAKQDDGEYEYRWKNPVTGKIEDKHAYLKKVGHFLVAVGYYSP; from the coding sequence ATGGGGTTTTTGCATAAGCTGGCCTGGGTCGGCGCGGTGCTGCTGATGTGTTTCGGCCAGGTCAACGCGGCGACAACGGAAAAGGATGACAGCAAGGCCGCCATCGCCCTGCTGGAAAAAGCGCTGGCCTATTACCACGACAACGGTGACAAGGCACTCGCCGCGTTCAGCCGCCAAGGCGAATTCGTCGACAAGGATCGCTACGTGTTCGTGGTCGACACCAAAGGCGTGATGCTCGCCAGCGGCGGGCCATCGTCAGCCTTGATTGGCCGCGACGTCAGCGAAGTGCTGCCGGCGGATTTGCAGAAAGCGTTCAAGGATGCCTTGAAGGTGCCGGAAGGCAACGGCATTCAGCAGGCCGAATACCGCTGGCAGAACTGGGCCGACGGCAAGGTCGAACGCAAGCATGTGTTTTATCAGCGCATCGGCCAGCGGATTCTCGCCGTCGGTTATTACCTGCCACGGGCCTCGGCCGAGCAAGCCAAAGCGCTGCTCGACAAAGCCGCCACTGACCTGGGCAAAAACGAGAAAGGCACGCTGACGGCAATCAACTCGCTCAAGGGCGGCTACTTGCAGGACGACCTGTACGTGTTTGTCGTGGATCTCGATACCCAGCGCTACGTCGCCCACGGCACCAATCTGCGCCTGATCAACACCGACTTCAGCAAGATCAAGGACCCGGAAGGCAAACCGGTGGGCGAGCCGATTCTGGCGCTGATCGCCAAACAGGATGACGGCGAATACGAATACCGCTGGAAGAACCCGGTCACCGGCAAGATCGAGGACAAGCATGCCTACCTGAAGAAGGTCGGGCATTTCCTTGTGGCGGTGGGTTACTACAGTCCGTGA
- a CDS encoding ATPase yields the protein MSMRNDAHDDFDDVPSLRADTFDDDDIPTTSRTSVHSRTPPVVKVKAASTGPLWALVGALFFAFIGLAWWSFQQISLMEQQLVATQESFARISEEAAGRLQDISGKVVASQSNVTSDSEALKLQIKQLEGKLLDQSKQQQGVAGQASDLDKRLAQMTAQTTELQNANTQLQAQVKALGAELATVKSTPADTSKVDAQLKGFDAQFKSLGADIAALKKQGNPSAAIDRLEQEIVVLKSEQDNRPAAPQGGGNTAEFDAFRAQMTRNINTLQAQIQNLQQQINARP from the coding sequence ATGTCCATGCGTAATGATGCCCACGACGATTTCGATGATGTTCCGAGCTTGCGTGCCGACACCTTCGACGACGATGACATTCCGACCACCAGCCGCACCTCCGTGCACTCGCGCACGCCGCCTGTGGTCAAGGTCAAGGCCGCCAGCACCGGGCCGTTGTGGGCACTGGTGGGCGCGCTGTTCTTTGCGTTCATCGGTCTGGCCTGGTGGAGCTTCCAGCAGATTTCGCTGATGGAACAGCAACTGGTGGCGACCCAGGAAAGTTTCGCGCGTATCAGTGAGGAAGCGGCGGGGCGCCTGCAAGACATTTCCGGCAAGGTCGTGGCCAGCCAGAGCAATGTCACCAGCGATAGCGAAGCCTTGAAGCTGCAGATCAAGCAGCTGGAAGGCAAGTTGCTCGATCAGAGCAAGCAGCAGCAAGGCGTGGCCGGTCAGGCCAGCGATCTGGACAAGCGTCTGGCGCAGATGACCGCGCAGACCACCGAGCTGCAGAACGCCAATACCCAGTTGCAGGCACAGGTCAAAGCCCTTGGCGCAGAACTGGCGACGGTGAAAAGTACGCCGGCTGATACCAGCAAGGTCGATGCGCAGCTCAAGGGCTTCGATGCCCAGTTCAAGAGCCTTGGCGCGGACATCGCGGCATTGAAGAAGCAGGGCAATCCGAGCGCGGCGATTGATCGTCTGGAGCAGGAAATCGTCGTCCTCAAAAGCGAACAGGACAACCGCCCGGCAGCGCCGCAGGGTGGCGGCAACACCGCCGAATTCGACGCTTTTCGCGCTCAGATGACCCGCAACATCAATACGCTTCAGGCGCAGATCCAGAACTTGCAACAGCAGATCAATGCCCGGCCTTAA
- a CDS encoding NAD-dependent epimerase/dehydratase family protein: MKILVTGASGFIGGRFARFALEQGLDVRVNGRRAESVEHLVRRGAEFVSGDLTDPDLVRELCADVEAVVHCAGAVGLWGRYQDFHQGNVQVTENVVEACLKQRVRRLVHLSSPSIYFDGRDHFNLTEEQVPKRFKHHYAATKYLAEQKVFGAQEFGLETIALRPRFVTGAGDMSIFPRLLNMQRKGRLAIIGNGLNKVDFTSVHNLNEAMLSSLLAAGSALGKAYNISNGAPVPLWDVVNYVMRKMEVPQVTKYRSYGLAYSVAALNEGACKLWPGRPEPTLSRLGMQVMKKNFTLDISRARHYLDYDPKVSLWTALDEFCGWWKAQDIR; this comes from the coding sequence ATGAAAATTCTGGTCACCGGCGCAAGCGGCTTCATTGGCGGACGCTTTGCGCGTTTCGCCCTGGAGCAGGGCCTGGACGTACGGGTCAACGGTCGCCGGGCCGAAAGTGTTGAACATCTGGTGCGCCGTGGCGCCGAATTTGTCTCCGGCGACCTGACGGATCCGGACCTGGTGCGCGAACTCTGCGCCGACGTCGAAGCCGTGGTGCACTGCGCGGGCGCAGTTGGCTTGTGGGGCCGTTATCAAGACTTCCATCAGGGCAACGTGCAGGTCACCGAAAACGTTGTCGAAGCCTGTTTGAAACAACGGGTGCGGCGTCTTGTGCACTTGTCGTCGCCGTCGATCTACTTCGATGGCCGTGACCACTTCAACCTGACCGAAGAGCAAGTGCCCAAGCGCTTCAAGCATCACTATGCCGCGACCAAATATCTGGCCGAGCAAAAGGTCTTCGGCGCGCAGGAATTCGGTCTGGAAACCATCGCGCTGCGTCCGCGCTTCGTCACCGGTGCCGGCGACATGAGCATCTTCCCGCGCCTGCTCAACATGCAGCGCAAGGGGCGTCTGGCAATCATTGGCAACGGGTTGAACAAGGTCGATTTCACCAGCGTGCACAACCTCAACGAAGCCATGCTCAGCAGTCTGCTGGCCGCCGGTTCCGCACTCGGCAAGGCTTACAACATTAGCAACGGCGCGCCTGTGCCGTTGTGGGATGTGGTCAATTACGTGATGCGCAAAATGGAAGTCCCGCAGGTTACCAAGTACCGTTCCTATGGGCTGGCCTACAGCGTCGCGGCGCTAAACGAAGGTGCGTGCAAGCTCTGGCCCGGGCGTCCGGAGCCAACCCTGTCGCGTTTGGGCATGCAAGTGATGAAAAAAAATTTCACCCTCGACATCAGTCGTGCCCGGCATTATCTGGACTACGATCCGAAAGTCAGCCTGTGGACGGCCCTCGACGAGTTCTGCGGCTGGTGGAAGGCTCAGGACATTCGCTGA
- a CDS encoding LysR family transcriptional regulator ArgP, with translation MFDYKLLSALAAVVEQAGFERAAQVLGLSQSAISQRIKLLEARVGQPVLVRGTPPSPTDIGRRLLNHVQQVRLLERDLQTLVPALDEEGLPERLRIALNADSLATWWAEAVGDFCAEQHLLLDLIVEDQTVGLKRMRAGEVAACLCASERPVAGARSVLLGAMRYRALASPAFIERHFPDGVRAEQLPRTPALVFGPDDFLQHRYLASLGVDGGFEHHLCPSSEGFIRLTEAGLGWGLVPELQVHEQLQRGALRELLPDKPIDVPLYWHHWRNGGQLLGLLTEQLVRSSAQWLVPWKQP, from the coding sequence ATGTTCGACTACAAATTGCTTTCCGCTCTGGCCGCCGTGGTCGAGCAGGCCGGATTCGAACGTGCCGCGCAGGTGCTGGGCCTGTCGCAATCGGCGATCTCGCAGCGGATCAAACTGCTGGAAGCGCGGGTCGGCCAACCGGTGCTGGTGCGCGGCACGCCACCGTCGCCGACGGACATTGGCCGGCGCCTGCTCAACCACGTTCAACAGGTGCGCCTGCTTGAGCGCGATCTGCAAACCCTCGTGCCGGCATTGGACGAAGAAGGATTGCCGGAACGCCTGCGCATTGCCCTCAATGCCGACAGCCTCGCCACTTGGTGGGCCGAGGCGGTGGGCGATTTCTGTGCCGAACAACATTTGTTGCTGGATCTGATCGTCGAGGACCAGACCGTTGGCCTCAAGCGCATGCGCGCTGGTGAAGTGGCGGCGTGTCTGTGTGCCAGCGAGCGCCCGGTGGCGGGCGCCCGTAGCGTTTTGCTTGGCGCGATGCGCTATCGGGCGTTGGCCAGTCCGGCCTTTATCGAACGGCATTTTCCCGATGGCGTGCGTGCCGAGCAGTTACCGCGTACGCCGGCGCTGGTATTCGGCCCGGACGATTTCCTCCAGCATCGGTACCTCGCATCACTAGGTGTCGACGGCGGATTCGAGCACCATTTATGCCCGTCCTCCGAAGGCTTCATCCGCCTGACCGAGGCCGGACTCGGCTGGGGCCTGGTGCCGGAACTGCAAGTGCACGAGCAGTTGCAGCGCGGGGCGTTGCGCGAGTTGTTGCCAGATAAACCGATCGACGTGCCTTTGTACTGGCATCATTGGCGTAACGGCGGTCAGCTGCTGGGCTTGCTGACCGAGCAATTGGTGCGTTCATCGGCGCAATGGCTGGTGCCTTGGAAACAGCCATAA
- a CDS encoding ACT domain-containing protein — MAGETSLSTLLRSMSPQLNAGEYVFCTLRDGRMPNDLEIVGSFREQEGLTVILERSHAEKAGFSFDYVAAWITLNVHSALEAVGLTAAFATALGKAGISCNVIAGYYHDHLFVGQADAERAMQVLRDLAANAE, encoded by the coding sequence ATGGCTGGCGAAACCTCACTCAGCACTTTGCTGCGCAGCATGAGTCCGCAGCTCAATGCCGGCGAATACGTGTTCTGCACCCTGCGCGACGGGCGGATGCCCAATGATCTGGAGATTGTTGGCAGTTTTCGCGAACAGGAAGGCCTGACAGTGATTCTCGAACGTTCCCACGCTGAAAAGGCCGGTTTCAGTTTCGACTACGTCGCCGCGTGGATCACGCTGAACGTGCATTCGGCGCTGGAAGCCGTCGGTCTGACGGCGGCGTTCGCCACTGCACTGGGCAAGGCCGGGATCAGTTGCAACGTGATCGCCGGTTACTACCACGACCATCTATTCGTCGGTCAGGCCGACGCCGAACGCGCCATGCAAGTGCTGCGTGATCTCGCAGCCAACGCGGAGTAA
- a CDS encoding LysE/ArgO family amino acid transporter, with amino-acid sequence MWQSYMNGLLVALGLIMAIGTQNAFVLAQSLRREHHLPVAALCVACDALLVAAGVFGLATVLAQNPTLLAVARWGGAVFLIWYGSQALRRACSKQSMNQGENQTVRSLRAVMLSALAVTLLNPHVYLDTVLLIGSLGAQQSVPGAYVVGAASASLLWFFTLALGAAWLAPWLARPSTWRILDLVVALMMFTVAGQLILAS; translated from the coding sequence ATGTGGCAAAGCTATATGAATGGTCTGTTGGTGGCGCTCGGGTTGATCATGGCGATCGGCACCCAGAACGCGTTTGTCCTGGCACAAAGTCTGCGGCGTGAGCATCACTTGCCGGTCGCTGCGCTGTGTGTGGCCTGCGATGCGTTGCTCGTGGCCGCCGGGGTGTTCGGCCTGGCGACCGTACTGGCGCAGAACCCGACCTTACTCGCGGTCGCACGTTGGGGTGGCGCGGTGTTCCTGATCTGGTACGGCAGCCAGGCGCTGCGCCGGGCGTGCTCGAAACAGAGTATGAATCAGGGCGAGAACCAGACCGTGCGCTCATTGCGGGCAGTGATGCTCAGTGCGCTGGCAGTGACACTGCTCAATCCGCACGTTTATCTGGATACGGTTTTGCTGATCGGCTCGCTCGGCGCCCAGCAATCGGTGCCGGGCGCTTATGTAGTGGGCGCGGCGAGTGCGTCGCTGTTGTGGTTTTTCACCCTGGCGCTGGGCGCGGCATGGCTGGCTCCGTGGCTGGCTCGGCCGAGTACCTGGCGGATTCTTGATCTGGTGGTCGCACTGATGATGTTCACAGTGGCGGGTCAGTTGATATTGGCATCATGA